The following proteins are co-located in the Cetobacterium sp. NK01 genome:
- a CDS encoding 2-hydroxyacid dehydrogenase, translating to MKLICFGVRKVERDFFINLNRFGYELTLVEELLNDDNINLVENHEAIMLRANCPANKKNLELFKKYGIKYILTRTVGYNHIDLDASRELGFKVARVPTYSPNAIGELVITFAMNLVRKGVYMINRSLQKNFIVDEFMFSREIRNLTVGIIGTGKIGLTTAKLFKGLGSNIIAYDVYKNESAKEFLEYVSLDELIKTSDIISLHCPYIKGVNDNLIDDDFINKAKDDVIIINTARGELQDVEAVIRGLENGKVGGFATDVFSNEKEFFFKDMRNKTIDENIEKLLNLYPKVLITPHIGSYTDEALTNMIEISYENLKEFIETGFCENQL from the coding sequence ATGAAGCTAATTTGTTTTGGAGTTAGAAAAGTGGAACGTGATTTTTTCATAAATTTAAATAGATTTGGGTATGAATTAACTTTAGTTGAAGAGTTATTAAATGATGATAATATAAATTTAGTAGAGAATCATGAAGCAATAATGTTAAGAGCAAATTGTCCTGCTAATAAAAAAAATTTAGAACTCTTCAAAAAATATGGAATCAAATATATTTTAACTAGAACTGTAGGTTATAATCATATTGACTTAGATGCATCTAGAGAACTGGGATTTAAAGTGGCTAGAGTTCCCACATACTCACCAAACGCTATTGGAGAACTAGTGATTACCTTTGCTATGAATTTAGTTAGAAAAGGGGTTTATATGATTAATAGAAGCTTACAGAAGAATTTTATAGTGGATGAGTTTATGTTTAGTAGAGAAATACGAAATTTAACTGTTGGTATAATTGGTACTGGTAAAATTGGTCTTACGACTGCTAAACTTTTTAAAGGTCTTGGATCTAATATTATTGCATATGATGTTTATAAAAATGAATCTGCCAAAGAATTTTTAGAATATGTTTCATTAGATGAATTAATTAAAACTTCTGATATTATAAGCTTACATTGTCCATATATAAAAGGTGTTAACGACAATTTAATTGATGATGATTTTATTAATAAAGCTAAAGATGATGTTATCATAATAAATACTGCTAGAGGAGAGCTTCAAGATGTCGAAGCTGTTATAAGAGGATTAGAAAATGGTAAAGTCGGTGGCTTTGCAACAGATGTGTTCTCTAATGAAAAAGAGTTTTTCTTTAAAGATATGAGAAATAAAACAATTGATGAAAATATTGAGAAGCTTTTAAACCTTTATCCAAAAGTATTGATTACACCTCATATAGGCTCTTACACTGATGAAGCATTAACAAATATGATTGAAATTTCTTATGAAAATCTTAAAGAGTTTATTGAAACAGGCTTTTGTGAAAATCAACTTTAA
- the dacB gene encoding D-alanyl-D-alanine carboxypeptidase/D-alanyl-D-alanine-endopeptidase, which produces MKRKYICLLLATTLLISCSNVEEINNKEVHQVKITSVEKDEQEPIIPIVISTNKKSKAIDEFVNSKVLEHGNLSFYAIDTQTGKVIDSYREESALVPASVLKILTSATALEVLGVDTVLETKVLYDGKIVNGVLTGNIYIQGGGDPTLGSDGISINREEFLRDWTEKVKKAGIKSINGDIIVLDDLFGYEGISGKWLWEDMGTNYGQGTYGISVFDNIYTLYLNTGVSGKKPEVIKTKPEIKDLVFDNQSLVMPGGKKDIYVRGVPLENKRRIFGVVPQSKNGLTIQSDIPDPGLFLGQYFSYYLKRDNIKLNGTVKTARLTAQRPQNPKIIAITKSPTIAEIVKILLTRSDNHYTEHLYQLIEKTKGINIEKFWEEKGIDIHSLTLRDGSGLSRGNTISSKLLVDILVYSKNNLEGLLPVAGKDGTVAVFLKNTPLEGKVKVKSGSMSGIQSYAGYVEKNGKTYAFAIVVNHWNGERSQLRKKMENLLNSIF; this is translated from the coding sequence ATGAAAAGAAAATATATTTGTTTATTATTAGCTACAACTTTATTGATAAGTTGTAGTAATGTAGAAGAGATAAATAATAAAGAAGTCCATCAAGTTAAAATAACTTCAGTTGAAAAAGATGAACAAGAACCAATTATTCCTATAGTAATCTCAACAAATAAAAAATCTAAAGCTATTGACGAATTTGTAAACTCAAAAGTTTTAGAGCATGGAAACCTAAGTTTTTATGCAATAGATACTCAAACAGGTAAGGTTATTGATAGTTATAGAGAGGAAAGTGCACTGGTTCCAGCATCTGTTTTAAAAATATTGACTTCGGCTACTGCATTAGAGGTATTAGGAGTAGATACAGTTTTAGAAACAAAAGTTTTATATGATGGAAAAATTGTCAATGGTGTTTTAACAGGAAATATATATATCCAAGGGGGAGGGGACCCTACTTTAGGTTCTGATGGAATTTCTATAAATAGAGAAGAATTTTTAAGAGATTGGACAGAAAAAGTAAAAAAAGCAGGTATAAAATCTATAAATGGAGATATAATTGTTTTAGATGATCTATTTGGTTATGAAGGTATATCAGGAAAATGGCTTTGGGAAGATATGGGGACTAACTATGGTCAAGGAACTTATGGAATAAGTGTATTTGACAATATATATACTTTATATTTAAATACAGGGGTTTCAGGTAAAAAACCTGAAGTAATAAAAACTAAACCTGAAATAAAAGACTTAGTTTTTGATAATCAGAGTTTAGTGATGCCAGGTGGAAAAAAAGATATTTATGTAAGAGGAGTTCCTTTAGAAAATAAAAGAAGAATTTTTGGTGTAGTTCCCCAAAGTAAAAATGGTCTAACAATTCAAAGTGATATTCCAGATCCAGGATTGTTTTTAGGACAATACTTTTCATACTATCTAAAAAGAGATAATATAAAACTTAATGGAACTGTAAAAACAGCAAGATTAACAGCACAAAGACCACAAAATCCCAAAATAATAGCTATAACTAAATCCCCTACTATAGCTGAAATTGTAAAAATTTTATTAACAAGAAGTGATAACCATTATACAGAGCATTTATACCAATTAATAGAAAAAACAAAAGGTATAAATATAGAGAAATTCTGGGAAGAAAAAGGAATAGATATACATTCACTAACATTGAGAGATGGAAGTGGATTATCAAGAGGAAATACTATTTCATCCAAGCTTCTAGTAGATATTTTAGTTTACTCTAAGAATAATTTAGAAGGACTGTTGCCTGTAGCTGGAAAAGATGGAACAGTGGCAGTATTTTTAAAAAATACTCCATTGGAAGGAAAAGTTAAAGTAAAAAGTGGAAGTATGAGTGGAATTCAATCATATGCGGGATATGTAGAAAAGAATGGAAAAACTTATGCTTTTGCAATTGTGGTAAATCATTGGAATGGGGAAAGAAGTCAATTGAGAAAAAAAATGGAAAATCTTTTAAATAGTATATTTTAA
- the sstT gene encoding serine/threonine transporter SstT — MEKVFKVWCGLGLVKRIFIGLLFGVALAYIAPNSMSWITIFGDLFVGALKAVAPILVFFLVISAIVQHKKGQKTNIKSIVILYLLGTFLASLVAVIGSFLFPVTLSLVSNVNMESAPQNIVGVLKTLLLNLIDNPVKALFNGNYIGILFWSSLFGIFLKEAKEETKEVVVDISKALLKVVKLIIEFTPFGVMGLIFSSIEASGGSGLLSYGKILLLLLGCMATVALIINPIIAFIMIQKNPYPLVFTCLKESGLTAFFTRSSAANIPVNMNLCEKLGLEKDMYSVSIPLGATINMAGAAVTISVFALSAAHTLGIQVDFFSAIVLSVLSAVSACGASGVAGGSLLLIPLACSLFGISNDVAMQVVGVGFVIGVLQDSCETALNSSTDVLFTSIAEYSQWRKEGREVEVSKV, encoded by the coding sequence ATGGAGAAAGTATTTAAAGTATGGTGTGGCTTAGGCCTGGTAAAACGAATTTTTATAGGATTATTATTTGGAGTAGCTTTAGCATATATTGCTCCTAATAGTATGAGTTGGATAACAATTTTTGGAGATTTATTTGTAGGTGCTCTAAAAGCGGTTGCTCCAATATTGGTATTTTTCCTAGTTATATCTGCGATTGTTCAGCATAAAAAAGGTCAGAAAACAAATATAAAATCAATAGTGATATTATATTTATTGGGAACTTTTTTAGCTAGTTTAGTTGCAGTAATAGGAAGTTTTTTATTTCCAGTTACCCTATCCCTTGTATCTAATGTAAATATGGAGTCAGCCCCACAAAATATAGTTGGAGTTTTAAAAACTTTACTTTTAAATTTAATAGATAATCCAGTAAAAGCCCTTTTTAATGGAAATTATATAGGAATCTTATTTTGGAGTTCATTATTTGGTATCTTTTTGAAAGAAGCTAAAGAAGAAACAAAAGAGGTAGTAGTTGATATTTCTAAAGCTCTTTTAAAAGTTGTAAAACTTATTATAGAGTTTACTCCATTTGGTGTTATGGGATTAATATTTAGTTCAATAGAAGCTAGTGGTGGAAGTGGATTACTATCATATGGAAAGATTTTACTTTTACTTCTAGGATGCATGGCAACAGTAGCTCTTATAATTAATCCAATAATAGCTTTTATAATGATTCAAAAAAATCCATATCCATTAGTATTTACATGTTTGAAAGAAAGTGGATTAACTGCATTTTTTACAAGAAGTTCAGCAGCGAATATTCCGGTAAATATGAATCTTTGTGAGAAGCTAGGTTTAGAAAAGGATATGTATTCAGTTTCTATTCCTCTTGGAGCAACAATAAATATGGCAGGAGCAGCAGTTACAATATCTGTCTTTGCTTTAAGTGCAGCACATACTTTAGGAATTCAAGTAGATTTCTTTTCAGCAATTGTTCTAAGTGTTCTTTCAGCTGTAAGTGCTTGTGGAGCTTCAGGTGTAGCTGGAGGATCATTACTCTTAATTCCACTAGCATGTAGCTTGTTTGGGATATCTAATGATGTTGCAATGCAAGTTGTTGGAGTAGGGTTTGTTATAGGAGTTCTTCAAGATTCGTGTGAAACAGCTTTAAACTCATCTACAGATGTTTTATTTACAAGTATTGCAGAATATTCACAGTGGAGAAAAGAGGGAAGAGAAGTAGAGGTTAGCAAAGTATAA
- a CDS encoding ACT domain-containing protein, with protein MNGKFLVVDKSILPDYLEKVIEVRNLLAEGKVQNVSDAVKIVGISRSTYYKYKDFVFLPSDNALGKKALISLMLEHEKGALSEVLNFLSSVNCNIITINQNIPINNVASVVISFEISSTSLPPEDVVHELKKIKYVKMSRLLAFE; from the coding sequence ATGAATGGAAAATTTTTGGTTGTAGACAAATCTATCCTTCCAGATTATCTGGAGAAAGTTATTGAGGTTAGAAACTTACTAGCTGAAGGCAAAGTCCAAAATGTTAGTGATGCTGTTAAAATTGTTGGAATAAGTCGAAGTACTTATTATAAATATAAAGATTTTGTATTTTTACCATCTGATAATGCTTTGGGAAAAAAAGCTTTAATATCTCTTATGTTAGAACATGAAAAAGGCGCTTTATCTGAAGTTTTAAATTTTTTATCATCGGTTAATTGTAATATAATTACTATTAATCAAAATATTCCAATTAATAACGTCGCTTCTGTAGTTATATCTTTTGAGATATCTTCAACTTCTCTTCCTCCAGAAGATGTTGTTCATGAACTAAAAAAAATTAAATATGTTAAAATGTCTAGACTTCTAGCATTTGAGTAA
- a CDS encoding biotin--[acetyl-CoA-carboxylase] ligase: MTTKEKIISILEENKGSYLSGEDIGNQLNISRAAVSKAIKELKNNGYTIDSVNKKGHCIPHKSNTLSLIEIKKNLKYNNDIIIIDSVFSTNSEGKNYLVNNPKHGTVIVANEQTNGRGRKGRSFFSPKNTGIYMSIILKPETLLLENSFKITIAAAVAVSNAIDEICNKDTQIKWVNDIFLNNKKICGILTEAITDFESGSIENIVLGIGVNFNTLNFPEDLFHTAGSIFLEDITPINRNQLISKIINNLMEIIENLDDSEIIKIYRKKSFLIGRNIIYYEKNSPIQGIVIDIDDNGHLVVQDSNKIIKFLKSGEVNFKW; encoded by the coding sequence ATGACTACTAAAGAAAAGATTATCTCTATATTAGAAGAAAATAAAGGTTCTTATCTTTCAGGAGAAGATATTGGAAACCAATTGAATATCTCTCGTGCAGCAGTTTCAAAAGCTATTAAAGAACTAAAAAATAATGGTTATACAATTGACTCTGTAAATAAAAAAGGTCACTGTATTCCTCACAAAAGTAATACTTTATCCTTAATAGAAATCAAAAAAAATCTTAAATACAATAATGATATTATTATAATAGATTCTGTTTTCTCTACTAATTCAGAAGGAAAAAATTATTTAGTAAATAATCCAAAGCATGGAACTGTTATAGTTGCTAATGAGCAAACAAATGGTAGAGGACGAAAAGGACGAAGTTTTTTTTCACCTAAAAATACTGGAATATATATGAGTATTATTTTAAAGCCAGAAACTTTACTTTTGGAAAACTCTTTTAAGATAACGATTGCTGCAGCAGTTGCTGTTTCTAATGCAATTGATGAAATCTGTAATAAAGATACTCAAATAAAATGGGTTAATGATATTTTCTTAAATAATAAAAAAATATGTGGAATCTTAACAGAAGCTATAACAGATTTTGAAAGTGGCTCTATTGAAAATATCGTTTTAGGAATTGGAGTAAACTTTAATACTTTAAACTTTCCAGAGGATCTTTTTCACACTGCTGGATCAATTTTTCTAGAGGATATTACTCCTATTAATAGAAATCAATTAATTTCAAAAATAATAAATAATCTTATGGAGATTATAGAAAATTTAGATGATTCAGAAATTATTAAAATCTATCGTAAAAAATCATTTTTAATTGGTAGAAATATTATTTATTATGAAAAAAACAGTCCTATTCAAGGTATTGTTATTGATATTGATGATAATGGACATCTTGTTGTTCAAGATTCCAATAAAATTATAAAATTTTTAAAATCAGGGGAGGTTAATTTTAAATGGTAG